Sequence from the Prunus persica cultivar Lovell chromosome G5, Prunus_persica_NCBIv2, whole genome shotgun sequence genome:
CTTCCCGCTGCCTTTTATTGATCAGATGCTAGAAAGACTTGCTGGGCATGCCTATTACTGTTTCCTAGACGGATACTCAGGATATAATCAAATTCCTATCGCGCCTGAAGACCAAGATAAAACGACCTTCACATGTCCATTTGGAACTTTTGCCTATCGCCGTATGCCTTTTGGGTTATGTAATGCTCCTGCCACTTTTCAACGTTGCATGATGAGCATTTTCTCGGACATGGTGGAGCGATTTATTGAGTTGAAATCAAGGATGATCGTGACGGTACAACTTTCAAAGTTAATGGCCATCGACTCAAaccttatgtggcagctgCATTTCTTGAGGAGGAAACCACTGTCCTCCTCGATGACCCCAAGTAAACGCATCCTAAGGTCGGGCTATTGACTCTAAACTAAGCGCTTgttgggaggcaacccaacTAAGTACCTTCATTccttatctttttaatttttatttgtgtgtttCCCTCATTCATTTCTTTTACTATTCTTTGTCCTtgcttttatttcctttttaaaacattgaggacaatgtttcGTTTAGGTTTGAGGTGGGTAACAttcgtttttaattttaacattttttttttagtcgaGTCATGCAAAACATTGGTGTTTATGTTTCGGTAATACTGTTTTAATCTGTGATAGAATTGAAGATTTGGCCCATGCTGCCTTCTTCAGTTTTTTGTGCTGAATCCAGCCATATAAGGCTCGTAATTTTCTGACTTTTCGTTTGGAAGTTATAGCTGTTTTTCTGAACAAGGGTCTGGAACTGGAATATTTCTGCGATTATGTACTGTGATCTGTATTTAACGTCAGTTTTCATGAAGTTCTAATCTGTTTTTCTGGTATTTGTCACAATTGTTGAAAACTGATCTGAGGTCgaaattgaaaagaagcaGTTTTTCTGAtgaaatgtaaattctagTTAAAGCTATTACTTTTTCTTGCTAATAGAGATGCATATGCCATGTTTTGATCATGAATGCTTTACTAACGTGTTGCCATGAAGGGTTATTGCATTATAATCTTTGCACTTCACAATACCACATTCGTAATGTTTTGGTGGACAAGGTTGCTATGCTCGAATGACTATGGAATATTAGTGGAGACTGCATTTGTGAGATAATTGAGCCAAAAGCCATTCTTTGAGAGGGGTTTTATTGTTTCTACTCTTAAACactcttcaatttttattttatttcttaattagaTTGCTCTCATTAGGTTTGTATTGGATACTAaagaattttcttatttttgtaggTACGTCGCTTCCAAGTTGGATGGACCATAAGAGATGATGTTAGGCTATGCATGTTTTCACTCTCTAAAAGACTTTTCATCCTACCCTTTTGTGTGCATCATTAACTCCTTTGTAACCAAACACTTAGCCCTTCCTTCATCACCCATACTATCTTTTAACCTATATAACCCGTTTCTAAGCCATACCTTACAGCTTAGGATGTGCCAAAGTGATGAAAATAAGAAGGTTGAGCTCTACACCAAAGAATTGGCGTGTACCGAGGTGTTTGTGCAACattgcaagaagaaaaaaaaaagtataagaaaagataagaaaagaaaatattttgcaAATCCAAAGaataaaagttcaaaatcACTCCAAATGGAGTAGAAAATATGCACAATCCCTGGACGCTGAGTGGtataaaaagttcaaaaagaGCTGGCCGTATATGTGATCGTGAATAATGCTTTGGTATGTCCTAAGTTTTTGTtattcctttcctttctttcttaacCCGAACCGAGCCTTTCATTACAACCAAAGTAAAAGACCTAACTGATCTTTTGGGAAATCTTTCTTGGAGGTGAGGTATGTACTCTAATTCTTAGTATTCGATTCTTTTCATGAgacattattttcaaaaattgcCATTCTTCAAGCTAAGCATATGtgttaatatttgatttccaTTACATAACTTCATACACATATGTGACATTTGAGTGTAAGCCTAGGACTCTGAGAGAAAAATTATAGAGTGATATCCGGTGAGGATTAGAGTCAAGGCGAAATAATTCCATGGCGTTTGAGTGTGGCTGTCTTTAAGCTTTGATGTTATGAGTTTTGGTATTACACATTACACTATGATGCAATTTACTCAAGGTGGCATATCTTTAGTGATGCAAATGTGATTGGCATGCATTGGTTTTTATTAGCCTGTTTAAAGTGGTGTCTTTagctcttttgttttgtagtaAAACGTTTGTGGGTATCGTGACTGGTAAACCCTCAGGAGACACAACTCCTCCGACTAGGGACACCTAGAGGTTTAACGGCTTGTGGCACATGCTAAGTGCCATCGAGTTTACCTGCGAAAGTGGTTcagttagtttttgttttgtgtttgttttaatttctaattttgctcgaggactagcaaaagATAGGTTTGAGGTAGTTTGATAGATTCatattttgcatatataatCTATCTTTATTTGCATTGTTTTCATGTGAAATTGGTTAGTTTAATGCGTTTGGTGAAGATTTTGTAGGAAATCATACCTAGCAAGGCTTTGGAGCAAATTGTGGGTATCGGCTGGACCCTTGAGAatactttcctattttccctTTAAAGCCCCAAAGCAAATTCCCTCTTTGACTAAGCCGCATGTTACTTCCTTTTGAGAATAGGTCTTAGTTTTTCTAATAttcctatttttcctttccttcctaaataaatattatcttCCTTATTTTTGGAGGAGTCCCTTGGCCTATAAATACAAAGCGTTAACCTAATAGCCAGGGCATCTTTTTCCACCATCGTCTTCTCTACCATATTTTTCCACCAACTTTCATTCAACCAGAGAAATATCAAAGGAAGCCAAGAATTTGCTGCTGCATTATTTGAGGAGTTTTTGAAGGTGTTCCTGTGAAGATTCTGAAGATCAAGTCCATCGGCAAAATTGGTTTTATGACAATAATtctcttgtttatattttcttctgtcatgaactaatttcccttgctagggctacgatgtagcctaaccttgaatacttaatttctatcgttatattaatttctgattattatctcatgttgagtatttgttactgttcttaatgatttaaatatctAGCTAGTATTTAATTGATGATCCAAGCGGAGACCGAGATgagatgtttggtgtttgcttcttgtaacaaataccatgacttgaatgagtgcccgagagggactaacatgactcatgcagttttcttgcaggttctcatagaacttaatgggttcttgGTTTTCTAAATCCGTTGCTCGAGAGAGAATGGGTTGTTAATTGAGAATACTTTTGGTTGAGCCCGAGAGGGGATATCGAATGAATTAGGAGAAACCAACTGTCAACATGGATAGTAATTAGGGTTAATTGGCTATAAGAATTAAGTAGAATTGGTTATGGTGAAGTCGGATGCTCTAGTGTCTCAtcatcttaattttctattgttaattaaattgttatttttcataattattttagttttcttaaaattaatcaatcttcttaatcaactgttcaaataaacttatgcaTTAATCATAAATTGGTAGTTAATAGGAAATTACAGTCTTCGTGGGAACGACACTCtacttatttctatattacttgtatggattgtgcgcttgcaataatttcacaacaacaaccaacgccacgtatggggtctgtcccaacgccggataacctacgccacgtgggacctaactttcacttggtggtacttgtagaaattccaaaatctggggaggtacctaaagtagtgcgtatagcactccaaactgacattctagactctgttgtacccttgtacaaccatatataattatagttatataatttaattttaatattgtgtaaccctcaacaatcatctagcacccgataatcccccctagaaaggtgagattactccgggagactcacggtcaaccaagggtcaaactactctaaccctggtcaaccggacctgcaaaatccacgacctccaatttctgatccggaagtccctatgggttctaccaggtataggacatttgtcctgcaagtttggttcagatcggacggtcggattgctcacgatcgcacgatctgacggttaatataaaatatcaatttaaaattattattcgaaACATCcagggctccgattcacgatccgtgaattcctacacgatcctagaaatacctagattaacatatattaaatttgggaccatccgacggtcccaacctatcgaacccggataatgcataatatgcgattatccgttcgatagtcaaacgacgtccgaattgagatccgcgaaatcctacgcactcgtgacagcACGAGGATCTCAAAACTGCCCAGAGTCActccaccaccctcgcccacgcgctgccacacgcgcgggcagatcgggtgtccaaagcgattatggTTCGTCAAAAAATCTCGgaaccaagactccaaactcctatcctaggtaaaacacctcatttggagtcacttttgttcttggacctaccccaaaaagtggccggaaatgcccgatcacggcggccgaagttcggccgattttcaatttgaaaatcgaATTGCCTACGCTAcaaatcgatctaatcctacccaacaggcagctagagcatgaaaaataggtgagaaaccataccttgtTGGtcggatttggtggccggaggagggagatcgacggcggcgAAGATCGGACGACGCCGGCCGCTTCTCCtccattttccggcgaaaccacggcggctggaggcgggagacggctggggctggaagaggacgacgccccggtcattttggtaccggccccgtccacagccgtggccggtggccggagttgcgaggagagagagagggagagctgacgggagagagggagaggtcgcgggggagagagagagagagagagagagagagagagagagagagagagagaaatctgattttataaaaaatcccatttcgaaatatttacggttgtgccactgggtttcttttgactatatctctctcgttacaactccaattcgagcccactacgtgtctatgaactcgtctcagtacgacctatccaaaaatataagtcgcggtcccaaactctctccagttaaaaatatgattaaaatacccttaaataattaaataattaaataagggtaaaatttggaaaaattcggggtcggggtgttacaacaGTGTTGATCACTTTAATATTACCAATATATACATTTAAAAGCTTCTAACACAATTGCATTAAAACCCGAAATTTAGAGATAATTAATATAAgatcttcctcttccattATGCTTATGAAATTAGGATTCGGATTCTCTGTTTAGATTTTATCTGCGAGCATCTACTTGACTAATATAAAACTGCCACATCAATTATAATACAATTCAACGGTGAAAAGAGCTGCCACACCGCATATGGTAGtaaatcaaaaaatatatatacatggatACATTTTTGCCAAACAGACAAAAAGctcagttttatttttgtcggtcaaaataattaaagtttaTTTTACTAACATATAGATCATGAGTGAGGGTTTAAAGTATCAATTACCATTTATCATTGGATTAATCCAATAAcctttattaaaaatttaaaatgctCATATATTCTCATTTTTATGTCCTTAAGTGAGCGGGAGTGTTCTTACAGTATATTCATATAAATGTGCATATAGATACTCCCTAACATTACTGGTGAGACCTCTCCATCATAAACGACACCGGATGTGATGATGTATTTTTCGTGAGCAATAAGAAGTTGCCgctaaataaaaagaaggatTTGGTTGCTTGCTTTGTCTCCACGACATCCTACTAGCCAATGCCATTCATCTGTGAATGCGATGAAGCGAATATATGGACAGTATAAAAAGCCAATTTGGCAACTATATATAATTGATACCAAACTCACGTGTCCTCATTTTTATGTGGATCATCGCCGTTACCTTGAATCCCACGCAACCTCACCGTACTTGCTGCCCAAGAAAATTCTAGAATACCAAAAAGGCCGTAACGTATATTGTAATCCACTTGGAGAGCTTAATTACAAAAAGACTCATCATGTCAACTGTCACACATTGTAATTGTatatagaaaaaaagaagggtaaAAGTGGAAGGatgtttttctgtttctgaGATGGAACGTGTCAAAATCAGAGCCATACGTTCAGTGTCACCAAACTCACATGATTTGAGTTTGAGTAGGCGAATTGCAATCTGTCTTTCCCAAAccttcattaaataaataagttgGTATTTAAAAGCCCACGCCGACTCTTTAAACCCCTCCTCATACACCGACTTCACCTCGTCctgaaaaaccctaaaccctaaaaaagtCCAGACACAACagaaaacaatcaaacaaaccaaccctctctctctctctctctctctctctctctctctctccctataCAGATCATGAGCATGATGCTGGTGAGTCGAAGACACCTGGCGAAATCCATGGTGGGCGTCGCAGGTGGCACAATACGCCTCTTCTCCAGCGCAACAACTACTGCTTGTAGTGGCACcggagcagcagcagcagcagcagccgcCGCCAAACAGTCTACGAGGATGGGTGTTCCTACGTGGACGAAGAGCGGCGCCGTTTACTGGGTTCAGATGGATTGTGGGGCCCGGAGTGCCGGCACCGTGGCGCTGGGTGGCAAGGACGACTacgaggaagagaagaaacagCATGCAGCAGATCATGGCTCCAAGCCTTCCGTTGATAACGGTTCTGGCAATAAGGATGAGAAAGGGATCGCCAGTTATTGGGGCGTGGGGCCCACCAAGCTTACCAAGGAAGATGGCACCCAATGGAAATGGACTTGCTTTAGAGTATgtacctttttctttatttttctcccaAACTGAAACCgtgtttttgtcttttttcaataaataaaatttggccgataaagtttaaaatttgCAGGgatcaaattgaatttttcgtATAAAATtcaatgaccaaaaaagtttttcccccttttttaaaattattttttatgtgaaTTTTGCTGAAATTTGGTTTTGTGAAATATGAATTTGAAGCCATGGGAGACGTACAAAGCCGACGTCTCGATAGATCTGAATAAGCATCACGTGCCAACGACTTTCTTGGACAAAATGGCTTACTGGACCGTCAAGTCTCTCCGATGGCCTACTGACCTTTTCTTCCAGGTATATATATCacgtaattaattaaattttatttattcgactatattaatatattttactaaaattttcattgttGAGAATcactatatttatatatgataAGCCTCACAATGCGCTCATATTTGAATCAATAATCAAACATATTTACTAAAACACTCTTTTCACTTTGGAAAAATCCTatcatttttacttttttttttttttttttgaaattaataaatgataataataataatagttaatgtaatttcttgaaaaaaagaaattgttgTAACATGAAAGTTGGTGGTGATCAGAGACGGTATGGGTGCCGAGCAATGATGCTAGAAACTGTGGCAGCAGTGCCTGGGATGGTAGGAGGGATGCTGCTGCACTGCAAGTCCTTGAGGCGGTTCGAGCACAGCGGAGGGTGGATCAAAGCCCTGCTGGAAGAAGCAGAGAACGAGCGAATGCACCTCATGACCTTCATGGAAGTAGCTAAGCCCAAGTGGTACGAGCGTGCCTTAGTTGTCACAGTTCAAGGtgtcttcttcaatgcttacTTGTTGGGGTATCTGCTCTCCCCTAAATTCGCTCATCGAATGGTCGGGTACCTTGAGGAGGAAGCAATCCACTCCTACACTGAGTTCCTCAAGGAGTTAGATAAAGGGAACATAGAGAATGTGCCAGCTCCAGCCATTGCTATTGATTATTGGCAGCTCCCACCTAACTCTACGTTGAGAGATGTTGTCACGGTTGTTAGGGCAGATGAGGCACATCATCGAGATGTCAATCACTTTGCATCGGTAGCAAGCTACTATCAATTAATTTACTGCTTATTAAAACTCAATTAGGCCCTAtatgttattaattaattagttaatttcaattttgcagGACATACACTATCATGGCCGCCAACTGAAAGAATCTCCGGCTCCAATTGGTTACCACTAGGGCTGGACAACCGACCCAACCCGCACCGATTGCCAGAAACCGCCTGACAACAAGTGATCATGATaccttctttttaaatttttgggtcAAGTGATACTATTAGAGATCAGATGGGTAATACTACTGCAGGTGCTAAATAAACCTGCGCTTTGTCTACTATCAACTTCATTGTACACACTATGGAAATCGATTTCTTGGttttgttacttttttttttcttctaaaaagTACAGTTTTTACAAAAAGTTTCCACTTCTAATCTACCAGGGTTTGATTTGGGTTCGCTATATATAGATGGTGACAGCCAAATCCAATTGCTTTGAGCCTTGGACAAGCATGGCACAAGAGAAAGgaggtttttatttacttGACAAAATTTTGTATTGGGGTCATATCTTAAAGTTTTGTAGACCATCAATACCTGCACGTAGGAAGACTACAAAGACTTTAAGAcagcgtctttgacgtgcttcaccACACCATGCttgttttcataattttaatttattttacctttgaaaaactataatttttataacagtTTGAAATGCAGAGAATAATGCTCTGTTTCTTGACATTATTGTTGGTGAGTACAGTGctctatataaatacaacttCAAATGGACCAATTGAATATTTACAACAATGTAAGCATTAGAGGTTGTCCAGCGTGCTTTCTATCTATCTCAGGCAAATATAGATTCAACTTCTTTGAACAAACGTATTTCACAGTACAAGGATACTGCAGTTTTCCTCTCTTATATATATCTGAAAAACAAAgcttacaaattaaaaatctcCACAATAACCACTAACACAACAAGTGCAGATTTTGAGGAGTTCAACTACCTTAAGCAACGGAAGCAAATTTGAACGTGGTGAACAGATTAAACCACAACTTCTACATTTTAGGACTCCAGCTTGACTTGGTCTCTACATGGCCATGTcagcattatttaattaaaaactaattaaacttAACTAAAAAACTTTTAACAAATGTCACAATGCAACAAACGAGAGATGTAAGAAATTTATACCTCTTCTTACCAATTCCACCCATTCCAACTTTCTGCTAACCCACAATACcatgcccttttttttctttttctttttcatggcCTTCATCTGCAAAATACGACATCAATATTCCTTTTAGTAGCAAGAAATgtcaaaaatgaaagaaaaaaaattcatgtattGAAACGTATAAATTATGTACCTCAAGTTGATCGTTAGGCATGATGGTTGAGAGTTTTGAGGTGTTGTGTGGAATTTGCTAACTAAGGGGTAGGGAGGAGGAGACTTGGTTTCAGTTTCGTGCCtactgaagagagagagagagagagagagagagagagagagagagtgagtttTGATCTGGAAGCGGTGGGGGAAGTCGAGGTGAGGGGTGTGAGTGAAGCCGGTAGGTTGGGGAGTTTATATAGGGTACTAAAAGGCTGTGTCTTCTCAATGAGAACTAGAAGGCTTTGTCTTATCAACGGCCTCAACAGGTACTATAAGGCCCTGTCTTCTCATCGACTTCTATTATGCATACATGATAAAGAAACCTAGAAAGCCACTCACGTGAAGGCTGTGGTCATGAAAGAGAGTCCACCAGAGCCCTAGAAAGCCACTCACGGTTGAGTTAAATCTGAGGACCCTACAGAGGTTCTGTCTCCTCAACAGGCACCATAGAGGCTCTGTCTGTGGTTAGTAggtaatatatatgtatgaataTATGTATACAACGGCTTGT
This genomic interval carries:
- the LOC18777958 gene encoding ubiquinol oxidase 2, mitochondrial encodes the protein MSMMLVSRRHLAKSMVGVAGGTIRLFSSATTTACSGTGAAAAAAAAAKQSTRMGVPTWTKSGAVYWVQMDCGARSAGTVALGGKDDYEEEKKQHAADHGSKPSVDNGSGNKDEKGIASYWGVGPTKLTKEDGTQWKWTCFRPWETYKADVSIDLNKHHVPTTFLDKMAYWTVKSLRWPTDLFFQRRYGCRAMMLETVAAVPGMVGGMLLHCKSLRRFEHSGGWIKALLEEAENERMHLMTFMEVAKPKWYERALVVTVQGVFFNAYLLGYLLSPKFAHRMVGYLEEEAIHSYTEFLKELDKGNIENVPAPAIAIDYWQLPPNSTLRDVVTVVRADEAHHRDVNHFASDIHYHGRQLKESPAPIGYH